A window from Synechococcus sp. RSCCF101 encodes these proteins:
- a CDS encoding allophycocyanin — MSIVSNSIINADAEARYLSPGELDQIKSFVTGGQRRLRVAQVLAESRERIVKQAGGQLFQKRPDIVSPGGNAYGEEMTATCLRDMDYYLRLVTYGVIAGDVTPIEEIGVIGAREMYRALGTPLEAMAESIREMKSVAMGLLTGSDAEEAGFYFDYVIGSLS, encoded by the coding sequence ATGAGCATCGTCTCCAACTCGATCATCAACGCGGACGCTGAAGCCCGCTACCTCAGCCCTGGCGAACTCGACCAGATCAAGTCATTCGTGACCGGCGGCCAACGTCGCTTGCGCGTGGCCCAGGTTCTGGCCGAGAGCAGGGAACGCATCGTCAAACAAGCCGGCGGCCAGCTCTTCCAGAAGCGCCCCGACATCGTTTCTCCCGGAGGCAATGCCTACGGCGAGGAGATGACGGCGACCTGCCTGCGTGACATGGACTACTACCTCCGCCTGGTGACCTACGGCGTCATTGCCGGTGATGTCACCCCGATCGAGGAGATCGGAGTGATCGGAGCCCGCGAGATGTACCGCGCCCTCGGCACGCCCCTCGAAGCCATGGCCGAGTCCATCCGTGAGATGAAGTCCGTCGCCATGGGTCTTCTCACTGGCTCCGACGCCGAGGAGGCTGGCTTCTACTTCGACTACGTCATCGGCTCACTCTCCTGA
- a CDS encoding phycobilisome linker polypeptide, which translates to MRLFKVTACIPSPEKVRSQRELQNTYFTKWVPYESWFAEQQRIMKQGGRILKVELATGKMQVNVGN; encoded by the coding sequence ATGCGCCTGTTCAAGGTCACTGCCTGCATCCCATCACCTGAAAAGGTGAGAAGCCAGCGTGAGCTTCAGAACACCTATTTCACCAAATGGGTTCCGTATGAGAGCTGGTTCGCGGAGCAGCAGCGAATCATGAAGCAGGGTGGCAGGATTCTCAAAGTGGAGCTGGCCACTGGAAAGATGCAGGTGAATGTGGGCAACTAA
- the apcB gene encoding allophycocyanin subunit beta: MQDAITNVINQADVQGLYLDTGSMDRLEQYFASGELRVRAAATISANASAIIKEAVAKALLYSDITRPGGNMYTTRRYAACIRDLDYYLRYATYAMLAGDTSILDERVLNGLKETYNSLGVPIGATVQAIQAMKETTASLVGPDAGSEMGVYLDYICSGLGN; encoded by the coding sequence ATGCAAGACGCGATCACCAACGTCATCAACCAGGCCGACGTCCAGGGGCTCTATCTCGACACCGGTTCCATGGATCGGCTCGAGCAGTATTTCGCCAGCGGCGAACTGCGCGTTCGTGCTGCCGCCACCATCAGCGCCAATGCGTCGGCGATCATCAAGGAAGCCGTGGCCAAGGCACTGCTCTATTCGGACATCACCCGTCCGGGCGGCAACATGTACACCACCCGCCGCTATGCCGCCTGCATCCGCGATCTGGATTACTACCTGCGTTACGCCACCTACGCCATGCTCGCGGGTGACACCTCCATCCTTGATGAGCGCGTGCTGAACGGCCTGAAGGAGACCTACAACTCCCTCGGCGTTCCCATTGGTGCCACGGTGCAGGCCATTCAGGCCATGAAGGAAACCACGGCGTCGCTCGTGGGTCCCGATGCCGGCAGCGAAATGGGCGTTTATCTCGACTACATCTGCTCAGGCCTCGGCAACTGA
- a CDS encoding FtsW/RodA/SpoVE family cell cycle protein codes for MLGLVAIWSLAGLLILASASWWVAEREMGDGAYYVKRQLVWLAASWSLLALAMKVSLRRWLRFAGTGLWLGCLLVAATLVVGSTVNGASRWLVIGPFQIQPSELVKPFVVLQGAALFAHWQRSSIDQKGLWLCTFAGLILLILKQPNLSTAALTGLLLWLMALASGVRLRLLLGTAVSGVMVGCLSIARNPYQLERVVSFLDPWKDPQGSGYQLVQSLLAIGSGGATGQGYGLSTQKLLYLPIQSTDFIFAVFGEEFGYVGSLGLLLFLLVFGFVGLRIALHCRSNQARLVAIGCTSLLVGQSILNIAVATGSMPTTGLPLPMVSYGGNSLLSSLMVAGLLLRCSLESSSHLAMGRSRSLNRELPSAG; via the coding sequence ATGCTCGGGCTGGTGGCCATCTGGAGTCTGGCCGGCCTGCTGATCCTGGCGTCCGCCAGCTGGTGGGTCGCTGAGCGGGAGATGGGAGATGGTGCGTACTACGTGAAGCGACAGCTGGTCTGGCTCGCGGCGAGCTGGAGCCTGCTGGCACTCGCCATGAAGGTGAGCCTGCGCCGCTGGTTGCGTTTCGCCGGCACCGGACTCTGGCTGGGCTGCCTGCTGGTGGCGGCCACGCTGGTGGTCGGCAGCACCGTGAACGGTGCGAGCCGCTGGCTGGTGATCGGACCGTTTCAGATTCAACCCTCCGAGCTGGTGAAGCCGTTCGTGGTGCTGCAGGGCGCCGCGCTCTTCGCCCACTGGCAGCGCAGCAGCATCGATCAGAAAGGCCTCTGGCTCTGCACGTTCGCAGGTCTGATCCTGCTGATCCTCAAACAGCCCAACCTCAGCACCGCGGCGCTCACGGGGCTGCTGCTCTGGCTCATGGCGCTCGCCTCGGGCGTGCGCCTGCGTCTGCTGCTCGGCACGGCCGTCAGCGGTGTGATGGTGGGCTGCCTCAGCATCGCCCGGAACCCCTACCAGCTGGAGCGGGTGGTGTCCTTCCTGGACCCGTGGAAAGATCCGCAGGGCAGTGGCTACCAGCTGGTCCAGAGCCTTCTGGCCATTGGATCCGGCGGGGCCACGGGACAGGGTTATGGCCTGTCGACTCAGAAGCTGCTGTACCTGCCGATCCAGTCGACCGATTTCATCTTCGCTGTCTTCGGCGAGGAATTCGGCTACGTGGGTTCGCTCGGACTGCTGCTCTTCCTCCTGGTCTTCGGTTTCGTCGGTCTCCGCATCGCACTGCACTGCCGCAGCAACCAGGCCAGGCTCGTGGCCATCGGTTGCACCAGCCTCCTGGTTGGGCAGTCGATCCTGAACATCGCCGTGGCCACCGGGTCCATGCCCACCACCGGCCTGCCCCTGCCGATGGTCAGCTATGGCGGCAACTCCCTTCTCTCCAGCCTGATGGTGGCTGGACTGCTGCTGCGTTGCTCCCTGGAGTCGAGCTCTCATCTGGCCATGGGGCGCTCCCGGTCACTCAACCGGGAGCTGCCATCTGCCGGATAG